In Janibacter cremeus, a genomic segment contains:
- a CDS encoding RDD family protein, whose translation MTQPPPQATPESMARVHPRRGSVAGLADRAVPALIDFGLAALAFALPFGIGIGLVALGAPDGYACGPAGTDTCNVPDSGHPLVILVGALMFLVAMVSMVGFVLFNRVWRVVRTGASLGKKFADLRVVDAATGADPGLVQTCFRELILHAAGPLSLISLLLDPSGRSLGDVAGRTHVIHDVGRSGR comes from the coding sequence GTGACGCAGCCACCACCGCAGGCCACGCCGGAGTCGATGGCGCGGGTCCACCCACGACGCGGCAGCGTCGCCGGGCTCGCCGACCGGGCCGTACCCGCCCTCATCGACTTCGGCCTGGCCGCGCTCGCCTTCGCGCTCCCCTTCGGCATCGGCATCGGCCTCGTCGCGCTCGGCGCCCCCGACGGCTACGCGTGCGGGCCGGCGGGCACGGACACGTGCAACGTCCCCGACAGCGGGCATCCCCTAGTCATTCTCGTGGGTGCCCTGATGTTCCTGGTGGCCATGGTCAGCATGGTCGGATTCGTCCTCTTCAACCGCGTGTGGCGTGTGGTGCGCACCGGTGCGAGCCTGGGCAAGAAGTTTGCCGATCTGCGCGTCGTCGACGCCGCCACCGGGGCCGACCCGGGGCTCGTGCAGACGTGCTTCCGCGAGCTGATCCTGCACGCCGCCGGGCCCTTGTCCCTCATTTCCCTGCTGCTCGACCCCTCCGGCCGCAGCTTGGGGGACGTGGCCGGTCGGACCCACGTCATCCACGACGTCGGACGGTCAGGGCGATGA
- a CDS encoding MBL fold metallo-hydrolase, producing the protein MAARIDKVITSGTFELDGGSWEVDNNVWIVGDDHECIVLDAGHQSAPILEAIGERTLLAVVCTHAHNDHVNAAADVADAKQAPIWVHPDDAPLWRMTYPDRAPDGALAHGQVITVAGTELHVLHTPGHAPGGCCLHAPELGVVFSGDTLFNGGPGATGGRSYSDYDRIVTSIREKLLTLPHETVVHTGHGDDTTIAAEAAREPGWERPEGA; encoded by the coding sequence ATGGCCGCCCGCATCGACAAGGTCATCACCTCGGGCACCTTCGAGCTCGACGGTGGTTCCTGGGAGGTGGACAACAACGTCTGGATCGTCGGTGACGACCACGAGTGCATCGTCCTGGACGCCGGTCACCAGTCCGCCCCGATCCTCGAGGCGATCGGGGAGCGCACCCTGCTCGCGGTCGTGTGCACGCACGCGCACAACGACCACGTCAATGCCGCCGCCGACGTCGCCGACGCCAAGCAGGCGCCGATCTGGGTGCACCCGGACGACGCCCCGCTGTGGCGGATGACCTACCCGGACCGTGCGCCCGACGGCGCGCTCGCCCACGGTCAGGTCATCACCGTTGCCGGGACCGAGCTGCACGTGCTGCACACGCCCGGCCACGCGCCCGGCGGGTGCTGCCTGCACGCGCCCGAGCTCGGCGTCGTCTTCTCCGGGGACACGCTCTTCAACGGCGGGCCGGGAGCGACGGGGGGCCGCTCGTACAGCGACTACGACCGCATCGTCACCTCGATCCGGGAGAAGCTGCTGACGCTGCCCCACGAGACCGTCGTGCACACCGGCCACGGCGACGACACCACCATCGCCGCGGAGGCCGCCCGCGAGCCGGGATGGGAGCGCCCCGAGGGGGCGTAG
- a CDS encoding DUF4032 domain-containing protein codes for MPLDISAARPDPALLDLPWSLPLQEWPTDLLAALPRGISRHVVRFAHLSGGIVAVKEIKAELARGEYQMLRTLQRLDLPCVEPLAVVSGRSDADGHPLDACLVTRHLQFSLPYRALFSQHLRADTTTRLADALAVLLTRLHLAGFFWGDVSLSNTLFRRDAGAFSAYLVDAETGELHDTLSTGQREHDLDLAQVNIAGEMMDLAAAGLLPEGLDPIAVAHEIIERYRALWQELTGDEWFEAGERWRVDERIRRLNSLGFDVDELAITTDLDGTHVHIEPKVVDAGHHSRRLLRLTGLDVEENQARRLLNDLDSYRAATDRQGDDESIVAHDWLAHIYQPTTRAVPREMRGKLEPAEVFHEILEHRWYMAERAGHDIPIEDALADYLREVLPGKPDERAVLGTDTQEQHVINQEDV; via the coding sequence GTGCCCCTGGACATCTCCGCCGCACGTCCCGACCCGGCACTGCTCGACCTCCCGTGGTCACTCCCCCTGCAGGAGTGGCCCACTGACCTCCTCGCGGCCCTCCCCCGTGGCATCTCCCGGCACGTCGTACGTTTCGCCCACCTCTCCGGCGGCATCGTCGCGGTCAAGGAGATCAAGGCCGAGCTCGCGCGCGGGGAGTACCAGATGCTGCGCACGCTGCAGCGCCTCGACCTGCCGTGCGTGGAGCCGCTCGCCGTCGTCTCGGGGCGCAGCGACGCCGACGGTCACCCGCTGGACGCGTGCTTGGTCACCCGCCACCTGCAGTTCTCCCTGCCCTACCGCGCCCTGTTCAGCCAGCACCTGCGTGCGGACACCACGACCCGGCTCGCCGACGCCCTCGCCGTGCTGCTCACCCGGCTGCACCTGGCCGGCTTCTTCTGGGGTGACGTGTCCCTGTCCAACACGCTCTTCCGGCGCGACGCGGGCGCGTTCTCCGCCTACCTCGTCGACGCCGAGACCGGTGAGCTGCACGACACGCTGAGCACCGGGCAGCGCGAGCACGACCTCGACCTCGCCCAGGTCAACATCGCCGGGGAGATGATGGACCTCGCCGCAGCCGGCCTGCTCCCCGAGGGACTCGACCCCATCGCGGTCGCGCACGAGATCATCGAGCGCTACCGGGCGCTGTGGCAGGAGCTGACCGGGGACGAGTGGTTCGAGGCCGGGGAGCGGTGGCGGGTGGACGAGCGGATCCGCCGGTTGAACTCCCTGGGCTTCGACGTCGACGAGCTGGCCATCACCACCGACCTCGACGGTACCCACGTGCACATCGAGCCCAAGGTCGTCGATGCCGGGCACCACAGCCGCCGGTTGCTGCGCCTGACCGGGCTCGACGTCGAGGAGAACCAGGCCCGTCGCCTGCTCAACGACCTCGACTCCTACCGGGCGGCGACCGACCGGCAGGGTGACGACGAGTCGATCGTCGCCCACGACTGGCTCGCCCACATCTACCAACCGACGACGCGTGCGGTCCCGCGTGAGATGCGCGGCAAGCTCGAGCCGGCCGAGGTCTTCCACGAGATCCTCGAGCACCGGTGGTACATGGCCGAGCGGGCCGGCCACGACATCCCCATCGAGGACGCGCTCGCCGACTACCTCCGGGAGGTCCTGCCCGGCAAGCCCGACGAACGCGCCGTGCTGGGGACGGACACCCAGGAGCAGCACGTGATCAACCAGGAGGACGTGTGA
- a CDS encoding transcriptional regulator, translated as MPRPLFDPVVHQPHRLQICAILAPTRGLPFARIRDEVDLSDSALSKHLSSLEGEGYVVLSRQTVDARRSTRVELTEQGREALCGHVSELQRLARLASPRVRLPSQREPRTPG; from the coding sequence ATGCCACGCCCGCTCTTCGACCCGGTGGTGCACCAGCCGCACCGGCTGCAGATCTGCGCGATCCTCGCACCGACCCGCGGGCTGCCCTTCGCCCGGATCCGCGACGAGGTCGACCTGTCGGACTCGGCGTTGAGCAAGCACCTGAGCAGCCTCGAGGGTGAGGGGTACGTGGTCCTCTCCCGACAGACGGTCGACGCTCGACGTTCGACCCGGGTGGAACTCACCGAGCAGGGCCGAGAAGCCCTCTGCGGACACGTCTCCGAGCTGCAGCGGCTGGCACGTCTCGCATCACCACGGGTGCGCCTGCCTTCGCAGCGGGAACCGAGGACGCCGGGATAG
- the otsB gene encoding trehalose-phosphatase gives MRPGISEAIARVAARPRLLVATDFDGVLAPFVLDPLDARPQPGTIETITTLSAAADTWTAVVSGRDLATLTDLTGLGGSATTLIGSHGAETSRTRQRPSSHQYDARLAALRAYVEPTVAARDARIRLEHKPTALVMHTRELPADAVRIAEEVATEAARISGVHLLTGKGVHELSVVDADKGTALRALAGDLRVDAVVYLGDDVTDEHVFTVLGQQDLSIKVGPGETAARARLDDCTEVPAVLTALAAARTD, from the coding sequence GTGCGCCCCGGGATCAGCGAAGCCATCGCGAGGGTCGCCGCGCGTCCCCGACTGCTCGTGGCCACGGACTTTGACGGGGTCCTCGCCCCCTTCGTCCTCGATCCGTTGGACGCCCGACCGCAACCCGGCACGATCGAGACGATCACCACGTTGTCCGCAGCCGCGGACACGTGGACCGCGGTCGTCTCCGGGCGCGACCTCGCCACCCTCACCGACCTCACCGGTCTCGGCGGGTCCGCGACGACGCTCATCGGCAGCCACGGCGCGGAGACCAGTCGCACCCGTCAGCGGCCCAGCAGCCACCAGTACGACGCCCGCCTGGCTGCGCTGCGTGCCTATGTCGAGCCCACCGTCGCCGCACGTGACGCGCGGATCCGCTTGGAGCACAAGCCGACCGCGCTCGTGATGCACACCCGCGAGCTGCCCGCGGACGCGGTCCGCATCGCCGAGGAGGTCGCCACCGAGGCCGCCCGGATCTCCGGCGTCCACCTGCTCACCGGCAAGGGCGTGCACGAGCTGAGCGTGGTGGACGCGGACAAGGGCACCGCCCTGCGGGCCCTGGCCGGTGACCTCCGCGTCGACGCGGTCGTCTACCTCGGCGACGACGTCACCGACGAGCACGTCTTCACGGTGCTCGGCCAGCAGGATCTGTCCATCAAGGTCGGGCCCGGCGAGACCGCTGCCCGGGCCCGCCTCGACGACTGCACCGAGGTCCCGGCGGTCCTCACCGCCCTCGCCGCCGCCCGGACCGACTGA
- the cysS gene encoding cysteine--tRNA ligase has product MTLQLFDSATRTQRDFVPVTPGRVGMYICGLTTQGAPHIGHLRFAVAFDVLRRWLVRGHDYDVSLVRNVTDIDDKILRKAAESGEDWFALSYRNERYTTEALDLLGVLPATYEPRATGHIPEMVTLIDTLIERGHAYPAQDGSGDVYFDVRSWPDYGELSNQGLDDMVAADDADPRGKRDPRDFALWKGRKADEPASANWPTPYGEGRPGWHLECSAMSRKYLGDTFDIHGGGIDLRFPHHENEQAQSRAAGLDFANHWLHNGWVTVKGEKMGKSLGNALEVQHLVRDHDPLTVRYFLTAAHYRSMIEYHHGSLDEAGSAVERIAGFLRRALPGRPVVEADPQVEIPEEFAESMDDDLGVAGALAVIHETVRKGNTALDEGSRGEAAEIAATVLAMTDVLGINPLSATWGGANGSREEELHEALDALVRLQVDARADARAARDFETADRIRDGLVGAGITVEDTPGGARWSLKKEY; this is encoded by the coding sequence GTGACCCTGCAACTGTTCGACTCCGCCACACGCACCCAGCGGGACTTCGTCCCCGTCACCCCCGGTCGGGTGGGGATGTACATCTGTGGGCTGACGACCCAGGGCGCCCCGCACATCGGCCACCTGCGTTTCGCCGTGGCCTTCGACGTGCTGCGGCGCTGGCTCGTGCGCGGGCACGACTACGACGTCTCCCTCGTGCGCAACGTCACCGACATCGACGACAAGATCCTGCGCAAGGCGGCCGAGAGCGGCGAGGACTGGTTCGCCCTCAGCTACCGCAACGAGCGCTACACCACCGAGGCGCTCGACCTGCTCGGCGTGCTCCCGGCGACGTACGAGCCGCGCGCCACCGGGCACATCCCCGAGATGGTCACCCTGATCGACACCCTCATCGAGCGCGGGCACGCCTACCCCGCGCAGGACGGCAGCGGCGACGTCTACTTCGACGTGCGCAGCTGGCCCGACTACGGCGAGCTGAGCAACCAGGGCCTCGACGACATGGTCGCCGCCGACGACGCGGACCCGCGGGGCAAGCGCGACCCGCGCGACTTCGCCCTGTGGAAGGGACGCAAGGCCGACGAGCCGGCCAGCGCCAACTGGCCGACGCCCTACGGCGAGGGTCGTCCCGGCTGGCACCTGGAGTGCTCCGCGATGTCCCGCAAGTACCTCGGTGACACCTTCGACATCCACGGTGGCGGCATCGACCTGCGCTTCCCGCACCACGAGAACGAGCAGGCCCAGTCCCGGGCGGCCGGGCTCGACTTCGCCAACCACTGGCTGCACAACGGCTGGGTGACCGTCAAGGGCGAGAAGATGGGCAAGTCCCTCGGCAACGCCCTCGAGGTCCAGCACCTGGTGCGTGACCACGACCCGCTGACCGTGCGCTACTTCCTCACCGCCGCGCACTACCGCTCGATGATCGAGTACCACCACGGTTCGCTCGACGAGGCGGGCTCCGCAGTCGAGCGCATTGCCGGCTTCCTGCGGCGGGCGCTGCCCGGCCGGCCGGTCGTCGAGGCCGATCCGCAGGTGGAGATCCCCGAGGAGTTCGCCGAGTCGATGGACGACGACCTCGGTGTCGCCGGCGCACTGGCCGTGATCCACGAGACCGTCCGCAAGGGCAACACCGCGCTGGACGAAGGGAGCCGGGGCGAGGCCGCGGAGATCGCCGCCACGGTCCTGGCGATGACCGACGTCCTCGGGATCAACCCGTTGTCGGCCACCTGGGGCGGCGCCAACGGCAGCCGCGAGGAGGAGCTGCACGAGGCCCTCGACGCCCTCGTGCGCCTGCAGGTCGACGCGCGCGCGGATGCCCGCGCCGCGCGCGACTTCGAGACCGCGGACCGGATCCGCGACGGCCTCGTCGGGGCCGGGATCACCGTCGAGGACACACCGGGCGGCGCCCGGTGGAGCCTGAAGAAGGAGTACTGA
- a CDS encoding CBS domain-containing protein — MKISDVLRNKGSDVVTIAPDDTVATLITLLADHGIGAVVVSGGDGAVDGIVSERDVVRRLHSAGPAVLDEPVSAIMTADVHTCTTQDEVSDLAARMTARRIRHVPVVEEDTLVAIVSIGDVVKHRIRDLSAERDHLEAYITQ, encoded by the coding sequence ATGAAGATCTCGGATGTTCTGCGCAACAAGGGCTCTGATGTCGTCACGATCGCCCCGGACGACACGGTCGCCACCCTCATCACGCTCCTCGCCGACCACGGCATCGGGGCCGTCGTCGTCTCCGGTGGGGACGGTGCCGTCGACGGCATCGTCTCCGAGCGCGACGTCGTCCGCCGCCTGCACAGCGCCGGCCCCGCGGTCCTCGACGAGCCGGTCAGTGCGATCATGACCGCCGATGTGCACACCTGCACCACCCAGGACGAGGTGAGCGACCTCGCCGCCCGGATGACCGCGCGGCGCATCCGCCACGTCCCGGTCGTGGAGGAGGACACGCTCGTGGCCATCGTCAGCATCGGTGATGTCGTCAAGCACCGCATCCGCGACCTGTCCGCCGAGCGGGACCACCTGGAGGCCTACATCACCCAGTGA
- a CDS encoding type 1 glutamine amidotransferase, whose product MAVLVVQHQKTCPPGRVGVWLTEAGVELDVRHPYAGDVLPHDLAGHDGLLVLGGQMGFADDEVAPWLPTTRGLIRTAAKGSLPTLGICLGHQLAASALGGTVGRNPRGRTLGMFSVLGSEGLSTDPVLDAADAAPVVQWNDDIVTELPSRATALATNEHGDLLLARLAPTVWGVQGHPEADHTIVSDWASKDADTHELADVDVPAVLAEIEGAGPAVEAAWRPVAAAFAALLQR is encoded by the coding sequence ATGGCCGTCCTCGTCGTCCAACACCAGAAGACCTGCCCGCCCGGTCGTGTGGGCGTTTGGCTCACCGAGGCGGGCGTCGAGCTCGACGTCCGCCACCCGTATGCCGGGGACGTCCTGCCGCACGACCTCGCCGGCCACGACGGACTGCTCGTCCTCGGCGGACAGATGGGGTTCGCGGACGACGAGGTCGCCCCGTGGCTGCCCACCACGCGTGGGCTGATCCGCACGGCGGCGAAGGGATCGCTCCCCACCCTGGGCATCTGCCTGGGACACCAGCTGGCCGCCTCGGCGCTGGGCGGGACGGTCGGGCGCAACCCCCGGGGCCGCACCCTGGGCATGTTCTCGGTGCTCGGCTCCGAGGGTCTGTCCACCGACCCCGTCCTCGACGCTGCCGATGCCGCTCCCGTGGTGCAGTGGAACGACGACATCGTCACCGAACTACCCTCCCGCGCAACGGCTCTCGCGACCAATGAGCACGGGGACCTACTGCTCGCCCGACTCGCACCCACCGTGTGGGGCGTGCAGGGCCACCCCGAGGCCGACCACACGATCGTCTCCGACTGGGCGAGCAAGGACGCGGACACCCACGAGCTGGCCGACGTCGACGTCCCCGCGGTCCTGGCCGAGATCGAGGGTGCCGGACCCGCCGTCGAGGCTGCGTGGCGCCCGGTGGCGGCCGCCTTCGCTGCGCTGTTGCAACGGTGA
- a CDS encoding alpha,alpha-trehalose-phosphate synthase (UDP-forming) produces MVGGLSTQEVQFFVATQRVFDLVIAANRLPVDRVVGADGTSQWHRSPGGLVTAMDSVMRHREGAWVGWAGETGEAPAPFEEGGMWLHPVALSDEERETYYEGFSNDTLWPIYHDVIVPAHFHREWWRSYRTVNERFADAVCQVAAQGAKVWIHDYQLQLVPAMVRERRPDVRIGWFNHIPFPPVELFAQLPWRSRILEGLLGADYLGFQRTPDAQNFLRACRQLDGRTTKGDLVTTQDPDGTSRRVRASAVPISVDHQGLEELARTESVQERAKEIRASLGDPEVVMLGVDRLDYTKGIRHRLKAYEELLADGTISSPKVTFVQVATPSRERVEAYKRLRTEVETVVGHINGAYSAIGAPAVHYLHQSYPRAEMAALFQAADIMLVTPLRDGMNLVAKEYVTCRHDDGGALVLSEFTGAWHELRQAFVCNPHDIEGLKQVMLRVMSLPAKDKRRAMRALRRRVADNDVQRWADTFLANLETAPERPSRATTKGA; encoded by the coding sequence ATGGTGGGAGGACTGTCGACCCAGGAGGTGCAGTTCTTCGTGGCTACCCAGCGCGTGTTCGATCTGGTCATCGCCGCCAATCGACTCCCCGTGGACCGGGTCGTCGGCGCCGACGGAACCTCGCAGTGGCACCGTTCCCCCGGGGGCCTGGTCACCGCGATGGACTCGGTGATGCGTCACCGCGAGGGCGCCTGGGTGGGCTGGGCCGGCGAGACCGGCGAGGCCCCCGCCCCCTTCGAGGAGGGCGGGATGTGGTTGCACCCCGTGGCCCTGTCGGACGAGGAGCGCGAGACCTACTACGAGGGTTTCAGCAACGACACGCTGTGGCCGATCTATCACGACGTCATCGTCCCGGCACACTTCCACCGCGAGTGGTGGCGTTCCTACCGCACGGTCAACGAGCGCTTCGCCGACGCCGTGTGCCAGGTGGCGGCGCAGGGCGCCAAGGTGTGGATCCACGACTACCAGCTCCAGCTCGTGCCCGCGATGGTCCGCGAGCGCCGCCCCGACGTGCGGATCGGCTGGTTCAACCACATCCCCTTCCCACCCGTCGAGCTGTTCGCCCAGCTCCCGTGGCGCTCGCGCATCCTCGAGGGCCTCCTCGGCGCCGACTACCTCGGCTTCCAGCGCACCCCCGACGCGCAGAACTTCCTGCGCGCCTGCCGCCAGCTCGACGGCCGCACGACGAAGGGGGACCTGGTCACCACGCAGGACCCGGACGGCACGAGCCGACGGGTCCGCGCCTCCGCCGTCCCCATCAGCGTCGACCACCAGGGCCTGGAGGAGCTCGCCCGCACCGAGTCGGTGCAGGAGCGCGCCAAGGAGATCCGCGCCTCCCTCGGAGACCCTGAGGTGGTCATGCTCGGCGTCGACCGTCTCGACTACACCAAGGGCATCCGTCACCGTCTCAAGGCCTACGAGGAGCTGCTCGCCGACGGCACGATCTCCTCACCGAAGGTGACCTTCGTGCAGGTGGCCACCCCGAGCCGGGAGCGCGTCGAGGCCTACAAGCGTCTGCGCACCGAGGTGGAGACGGTCGTGGGCCACATCAACGGCGCCTACTCCGCCATCGGCGCACCGGCCGTGCACTACCTCCACCAGAGCTACCCACGAGCGGAGATGGCCGCGCTCTTCCAGGCGGCCGACATCATGCTCGTCACCCCCCTTCGCGACGGGATGAACCTCGTGGCCAAGGAGTACGTCACCTGCCGCCACGACGACGGTGGCGCGCTCGTGCTCAGCGAGTTCACCGGGGCCTGGCACGAGCTGCGGCAGGCCTTCGTGTGCAACCCGCACGACATCGAGGGCCTGAAGCAGGTCATGTTGCGCGTGATGTCACTGCCGGCCAAGGACAAGCGCCGGGCCATGCGCGCGCTGCGCCGGCGGGTCGCCGACAACGACGTGCAGCGGTGGGCCGACACCTTCCTGGCCAACCTCGAGACGGCGCCGGAGCGGCCCTCCCGTGCCACGACGAAGGGGGCGTGA
- the rlmB gene encoding 23S rRNA (guanosine(2251)-2'-O)-methyltransferase RlmB: MAGNSQRRGAVRRSGSKKGMQVGTGGQRRKSLEGKGPTPKASERPNHKAYKPKTEQKRPAKPPRKKSASTEVVAGRNSVLEALRSQLPVTTMYVAHRIESDDRVKETLQMAVAAGTPILEASRQELDRLTDGAVHQGIAIKVPPYEYAHPKDFIDSSLPGVPLVVALDSITDPRNLGAIVRSTAAFGGHGVVVPQRRSAGMTASAWKTSAGAAARLPVAQAANLTRALEDYRKAGFFVVGLDMDGDVELPGLGLATSPLVVVVGSEGKGLTRLVRETCDQIVSVPMSSAVESLNAGIATSVTLYEIARLRNAEA; the protein is encoded by the coding sequence ATGGCGGGCAACAGTCAGCGACGTGGTGCCGTGCGCCGGTCCGGGTCGAAGAAGGGCATGCAGGTCGGCACGGGCGGCCAGCGCCGCAAGAGCCTCGAGGGCAAGGGACCGACGCCCAAGGCGAGCGAACGCCCGAACCACAAGGCGTACAAGCCCAAGACGGAGCAGAAGCGCCCCGCGAAGCCTCCCCGCAAGAAGTCCGCCTCCACCGAGGTCGTCGCCGGGCGCAACTCCGTCCTGGAGGCCCTGCGCTCGCAGCTGCCGGTGACGACGATGTACGTCGCGCACCGCATCGAGAGCGACGACCGGGTCAAGGAGACGCTGCAGATGGCCGTCGCCGCCGGGACCCCGATCCTGGAGGCGTCGCGCCAGGAGCTGGACCGACTCACCGACGGCGCCGTGCACCAGGGCATCGCGATCAAGGTGCCGCCGTACGAGTACGCGCACCCGAAGGACTTCATCGACTCCTCACTGCCGGGCGTCCCACTCGTCGTCGCGCTCGACTCGATCACCGACCCGCGCAACCTGGGTGCGATCGTGCGTTCCACGGCCGCCTTCGGTGGCCACGGGGTCGTCGTCCCGCAGCGGCGCAGCGCCGGCATGACCGCGTCGGCATGGAAGACCTCCGCCGGTGCTGCCGCGCGCCTGCCGGTAGCGCAGGCCGCGAACCTCACCCGTGCGCTCGAGGACTACCGCAAGGCCGGTTTCTTCGTCGTCGGGCTCGACATGGACGGGGACGTCGAGCTGCCCGGTCTGGGCCTGGCGACCTCGCCGCTCGTGGTGGTCGTCGGCTCGGAGGGCAAGGGCCTGACGCGCCTGGTGCGCGAGACGTGCGACCAGATCGTCTCGGTCCCGATGAGCAGCGCCGTGGAGTCCCTCAACGCCGGCATCGCGACCAGCGTGACGCTCTACGAGATCGCCCGTCTGCGCAACGCCGAGGCGTAA
- a CDS encoding S-(hydroxymethyl)mycothiol dehydrogenase, which produces MSQTVKAVIARSKGAEVELVDIVVPDPGPGEAVVTVQTCGVCHTDLHYREGGINDEFPFLLGHEAAGTVEAVGEGVTDVAPGDFVILNWRAVCGQCRACAKGRPQYCFDTHNATQAMTLTDGTELTPALGIGAFAEKTLVAAGQCTKVDGDADAAAVGLLGCGVMAGYGAAVNTGGVTRGDSIAVIGCGGVGNAAIAGAHIAGATTIIAVDLDPKKLEAAKTFGATHTVDASSEDTVERIRELTGGFGADVVVEAVGLPQTYEQAFYARDLAGTLVLVGVPTPEKEVTLPMIEMFGRGGALKSSWYGDCLPSRDFPMLVDLYRQGRFDLDAFITERIGLGDVEAAFEKIHSGEVLRSVVIL; this is translated from the coding sequence GTGTCGCAGACCGTCAAGGCAGTCATCGCCCGCTCGAAGGGGGCCGAGGTCGAGCTCGTCGACATCGTCGTCCCCGACCCGGGGCCGGGCGAGGCCGTCGTCACAGTGCAGACCTGCGGGGTCTGCCACACCGACCTGCACTACCGCGAGGGCGGGATCAACGACGAGTTCCCCTTCCTCCTCGGCCACGAGGCCGCCGGCACCGTCGAGGCCGTGGGCGAGGGCGTCACCGACGTCGCCCCCGGTGACTTCGTCATCCTCAACTGGCGCGCCGTGTGCGGCCAGTGCCGCGCCTGCGCCAAGGGCCGGCCGCAGTACTGCTTCGACACCCACAACGCGACGCAGGCCATGACCCTGACCGACGGCACCGAGTTGACGCCGGCGCTGGGCATCGGTGCCTTCGCCGAGAAGACCCTCGTCGCGGCCGGCCAGTGCACGAAGGTCGACGGCGATGCCGACGCGGCGGCCGTGGGCCTGCTCGGCTGCGGTGTCATGGCCGGCTACGGGGCAGCGGTCAACACCGGCGGCGTCACCCGCGGCGACTCGATCGCCGTCATCGGCTGCGGCGGCGTCGGCAACGCGGCCATCGCCGGTGCGCACATCGCCGGGGCCACGACGATCATCGCCGTCGACCTCGACCCGAAGAAGCTCGAGGCCGCGAAGACCTTCGGCGCGACGCACACCGTCGACGCGAGCAGCGAGGACACCGTGGAGCGCATCCGTGAGCTGACCGGCGGCTTCGGTGCGGACGTCGTCGTCGAGGCGGTCGGCCTGCCGCAGACCTACGAGCAGGCCTTCTACGCCCGCGACCTCGCCGGCACCCTCGTCCTCGTCGGGGTGCCCACCCCCGAGAAGGAGGTCACCCTGCCGATGATCGAGATGTTCGGCCGTGGGGGCGCCCTGAAGTCCAGCTGGTACGGAGACTGCCTGCCCAGCCGCGACTTCCCGATGCTCGTCGACCTCTACCGGCAGGGGCGTTTTGACCTCGACGCCTTCATCACCGAGCGGATCGGTCTGGGCGATGTCGAGGCGGCGTTCGAGAAGATCCACTCCGGTGAGGTGCTGCGCTCGGTGGTGATCCTCTGA